The following proteins come from a genomic window of Hymenobacter canadensis:
- a CDS encoding ATP-binding protein, with translation MAHSGVTLTDETLLGQPITLNNCDREPIHIPGLIQPYGFLLCLDEQTRLVVQASANTKSLLGHSPEDLLGGGLGQLMEPEQLLEVERLWPTVTEQSRLLGVRLERVRNRPYYKLVLHRYDGLLWVEGEPVAGNTVSAFDLPSLNLTLGRLLSATTTLEMCQVAVEQVRTLTGFDRVAVYRFAPDDSGEVVAEAVHEDLAPWLGMHYPATDIPKQARAMYLKNWLRFVADARYTPVPLVPAVRPGAPRPPDMTYSVLRSVSPIHLQYLHNLGSAATMTISLIEDGQLWGMITCHHQTPRLVSYELRDLCQFLGKTMSALLKTKQQYDELAYRQHITQTQTRLFELVSTQPNFVDGLHRFSPTLRDVFQTGGVAVCIEGEIFTVGNTPTTEQIAGLMAWLDEHMKGDEFHTDSYSRLNPAGLVLRATASGLLAIRLAEGPGDYIIWFRPEVIQTVTWAGRDDKVPAIVDGEVFLSPRQSFEAWKETVENSALPWLPMELEAAHEIRLYIADLRLKMFNEAVSKARALASLNEDLERSNDELDSFAYVASHDLKEPLRGIHNYSLFLLEDYADKLDEDGVHKLQTLVRLSQRMEALIESLLQISRVGRLELARKPVDLNEALADVLELLAPRLEQTGTHVRMPEPLPTVLGDVVRLREVLANLLTNAMRYNDRPEKHVEVGFLQPDSPLPKIHIDPAAYHTIYVRDNGIGIAPRHHEAIFRIFKRLHSQEKYGGGTGAGLAIVKKMIEKHGGTLWVESELGEGATFYFTIPKADPV, from the coding sequence ATGGCTCACTCAGGAGTAACCCTGACCGACGAAACCCTGCTCGGCCAACCCATCACGCTCAACAACTGCGACCGGGAGCCCATCCACATTCCCGGCCTGATTCAGCCCTACGGCTTTTTGCTGTGTCTCGATGAGCAGACCAGGTTGGTGGTGCAGGCCAGCGCCAACACCAAAAGCCTGCTGGGGCACTCGCCCGAAGACCTGCTCGGCGGCGGCCTGGGCCAGCTCATGGAGCCCGAGCAGCTGCTGGAGGTCGAGCGCCTCTGGCCTACCGTCACCGAGCAGAGCCGCCTGCTGGGCGTGCGCCTCGAACGGGTGCGGAACCGCCCGTACTACAAGCTGGTACTGCACCGCTACGACGGCCTGCTGTGGGTGGAGGGCGAGCCCGTGGCCGGCAACACCGTCAGCGCCTTCGACCTGCCCTCGCTCAACCTGACCTTGGGCCGCCTGCTGAGCGCCACTACCACCTTGGAAATGTGCCAGGTGGCCGTGGAGCAGGTGCGCACCCTCACCGGCTTCGACCGTGTGGCCGTGTACCGCTTCGCCCCCGACGACAGCGGCGAGGTGGTGGCCGAGGCCGTGCACGAAGACCTGGCCCCCTGGCTGGGCATGCACTACCCGGCCACCGACATTCCGAAACAGGCCCGGGCCATGTACCTCAAAAACTGGCTGCGCTTCGTTGCCGATGCCCGCTACACGCCCGTGCCCCTGGTGCCCGCCGTGCGCCCCGGCGCCCCCCGCCCGCCCGACATGACGTACTCTGTGCTGCGCAGCGTGTCGCCCATTCACCTGCAGTACCTGCACAACCTGGGCTCGGCGGCCACCATGACCATCTCCCTCATTGAGGACGGCCAGCTGTGGGGCATGATAACCTGCCACCACCAGACGCCGCGCCTTGTGAGCTACGAACTGCGCGACCTGTGCCAGTTCCTGGGCAAAACCATGTCGGCCCTGCTCAAAACCAAGCAGCAATACGACGAGCTGGCCTATCGCCAGCACATCACCCAAACCCAGACGCGTCTGTTCGAGCTGGTGAGCACCCAGCCCAACTTTGTGGATGGCCTGCACCGCTTCTCGCCCACCCTGCGCGACGTGTTCCAGACCGGCGGGGTGGCCGTCTGCATCGAAGGCGAGATATTCACCGTCGGCAACACGCCCACAACCGAGCAGATTGCCGGGCTGATGGCGTGGCTCGACGAGCACATGAAGGGTGATGAATTCCACACCGATTCCTACTCGCGCCTCAACCCGGCCGGCTTGGTCCTGCGGGCCACGGCCAGCGGTCTGCTCGCCATTCGGCTGGCCGAGGGGCCCGGCGACTACATCATCTGGTTTCGGCCCGAGGTGATTCAGACCGTGACTTGGGCCGGGCGCGACGACAAAGTGCCGGCCATCGTCGATGGTGAAGTGTTCCTATCGCCCCGCCAGTCGTTCGAGGCCTGGAAGGAAACCGTGGAAAACTCGGCCCTGCCCTGGCTGCCCATGGAGCTGGAGGCGGCCCACGAAATCCGCCTCTACATCGCCGACCTGCGGCTGAAGATGTTCAACGAAGCCGTGAGCAAGGCGCGGGCGCTGGCCTCGCTCAACGAAGACCTCGAGCGCAGCAACGACGAGCTCGACTCGTTCGCCTACGTGGCCTCGCACGACCTGAAGGAGCCCCTGCGCGGCATTCACAACTACTCGTTGTTTTTGCTGGAAGACTACGCCGACAAGCTCGACGAGGACGGCGTACACAAGCTGCAGACCCTGGTGCGCCTGAGCCAGCGCATGGAAGCCCTGATTGAGTCGCTGCTGCAGATTTCGCGCGTGGGCCGTCTGGAGCTGGCCCGTAAGCCCGTGGACCTGAACGAGGCGCTGGCCGACGTGCTGGAGCTGCTGGCCCCGCGCCTGGAGCAAACCGGCACCCACGTGCGGATGCCCGAGCCGCTGCCCACCGTGCTGGGCGACGTGGTGCGCCTGCGCGAAGTGTTGGCTAATTTGCTCACCAACGCCATGCGCTACAACGACCGGCCGGAAAAACACGTAGAGGTAGGCTTTCTCCAACCTGATTCCCCTCTTCCCAAAATCCATATCGACCCGGCGGCTTATCACACCATCTACGTTCGCGACAACGGCATCGGCATTGCGCCCCGCCACCACGAGGCCATCTTCCGGATTTTTAAGAGGCTGCACAGCCAGGAAAAATACGGCGGTGGCACCGGGGCCGGTCTGGCCATCGTGAAAAAGATGATTGAAAAGCACGGTGGCACCCTGTGGGTCGAATCGGAGCTCGGGGAAGGTGCCACCTTCTATTTTACCATTCCTAAGGCTGATCCCGTCTGA
- a CDS encoding response regulator, which produces MSTLKPVLVVEDSAEDFMALGRAFRKHSLQHPVLRCEDGDQALEYLQGYGKRPEWPLTLPAIVLLDLNMPGTDGRTVLDTLKQDPQLASIPVIIFTTSSNSKDIEECYRLGANSYMTKPVNYPRLEEKVQLIVKYWLENTELPALN; this is translated from the coding sequence ATGTCCACCCTCAAACCCGTACTCGTCGTTGAAGACAGCGCCGAAGATTTTATGGCCCTCGGCCGGGCCTTCCGCAAACACTCGCTGCAGCACCCTGTGCTGCGCTGCGAAGACGGCGACCAGGCCCTCGAGTACCTGCAGGGCTACGGCAAGCGCCCGGAGTGGCCCCTCACCCTGCCCGCCATCGTGCTGCTCGACCTGAACATGCCCGGCACCGACGGCCGCACCGTGCTCGACACCCTGAAGCAGGACCCGCAGCTGGCCAGCATCCCGGTCATCATTTTCACCACGTCTTCCAACAGCAAGGATATCGAGGAATGCTACCGCCTTGGGGCCAACAGCTACATGACCAAGCCGGTGAACTACCCCCGGCTAGAGGAAAAAGTACAGCTCATCGTCAAATACTGGCTGGAAAACACGGAGCTTCCGGCGCTTAACTAG
- a CDS encoding sensor histidine kinase, which translates to MKTLLIIDDNAEDRLLYRRLLRPQEGQERLDIHEASDGEQGLARFRELHPDCVLLDYNLPDTDGLSMLAQMQQETPLDTLCVVMITGGGNEQLAVRALRTGALDYLVKGQFDHDLLDRTVRHAIEKNEWRQYQNRYHAEMQTINRQLRDSLAELTHTRQALHNKNTELMAANDQVTARNQQLARSNQDLDNFVYAASHDLKQPVNNLQGLFEELRCTMLVQEPDTATIMRLFEESLQSLSTTINDLAAVVQEQRPASQPPSEPIDLAELATDVMQALRPQILATHAHINTNFSGLSQLQYVRVNLRTILLNLLGNALKYRHPGRRPHIQLRAYAAAGQPVLEVQDNGLGINIERHGTELFQLFRRFHPQAGDGTGVGLFLVNRLVQGPGGHIEVESKEDHGTTFRLFLQAGSHT; encoded by the coding sequence GTGAAGACACTGCTGATCATCGACGACAATGCCGAGGACCGCCTCCTCTACCGCCGTCTGCTACGCCCGCAGGAAGGCCAGGAGCGTCTCGACATTCACGAAGCCTCGGATGGTGAGCAGGGTCTGGCCCGGTTTCGCGAGCTGCACCCCGACTGCGTGCTGCTCGACTACAACCTACCCGATACCGACGGGCTGAGCATGCTTGCGCAGATGCAGCAGGAAACACCACTCGATACGCTGTGTGTGGTGATGATTACTGGTGGCGGGAATGAGCAATTGGCCGTGCGCGCCCTCCGCACCGGTGCCCTCGACTACCTAGTGAAAGGGCAGTTCGACCACGACCTGCTGGACCGGACCGTGCGCCACGCCATTGAAAAAAACGAGTGGCGGCAGTACCAGAACCGCTACCATGCCGAAATGCAGACCATCAACCGCCAGCTGCGCGACTCGTTGGCGGAGCTGACCCACACGCGGCAGGCCCTGCACAACAAAAACACCGAGCTGATGGCCGCCAACGACCAGGTGACGGCCCGCAACCAGCAGCTGGCCCGCAGCAACCAGGATCTGGACAACTTCGTGTACGCCGCCAGCCACGACCTCAAGCAGCCCGTCAACAACCTGCAGGGGCTGTTTGAGGAACTGCGGTGCACCATGCTGGTGCAGGAACCGGATACGGCCACCATCATGCGTCTGTTTGAAGAGTCGCTGCAAAGCCTCTCCACTACCATCAACGATCTGGCGGCCGTGGTGCAGGAGCAGCGACCGGCCAGCCAGCCCCCAAGCGAGCCGATAGATCTGGCCGAGCTTGCCACGGACGTTATGCAGGCGCTACGCCCACAGATTCTGGCCACCCACGCGCACATCAATACCAATTTTTCCGGGCTGTCGCAGCTGCAGTATGTTCGCGTCAATCTGCGTACCATTTTGCTCAATCTCCTGGGCAACGCACTGAAATACCGCCACCCCGGCCGGCGGCCCCACATCCAGCTACGTGCCTATGCCGCCGCCGGGCAGCCGGTGCTGGAAGTGCAGGACAACGGCCTGGGCATCAACATTGAGCGCCACGGGACAGAGCTATTCCAGCTGTTCCGCCGCTTCCATCCCCAGGCTGGCGACGGCACCGGCGTTGGGCTGTTTCTGGTCAACCGCCTGGTGCAGGGCCCCGGGGGCCACATCGAAGTGGAGAGCAAGGAAGACCACGGCACCACGTTTCGGCTATTCCTGCAAGCTGGCAGCCATACGTAG
- a CDS encoding IS630 family transposase: MPQSLGRHSPLPVPALSRSRLCYWARRLGFCYKRLRQSLRARRDALLFGFFQQELALLHQVEASGGVAVVYVDECRFSRQAPVSHAWQRRGQPAHGVPAERGPTGGYSLLGFWQARDPAQAFTGVLYAGAFTADLFVAAVEQFSFTLERPTILVLDNASIHRAASVQARLRAWARRGLRLQFLPAYSPELNQIERLWHRCKHYWLRPHDYDSEAHLYERLTQLIHGIGIQYRITFT; encoded by the coding sequence GTGCCGCAGTCGCTGGGCCGGCACAGCCCCCTGCCCGTACCAGCCCTGAGCCGGAGCCGCCTCTGCTACTGGGCCCGTCGCCTGGGCTTCTGCTACAAACGCCTGCGTCAGAGCCTGCGGGCCCGGCGCGATGCCCTGCTGTTCGGCTTTTTCCAGCAGGAGTTGGCCCTGCTGCATCAGGTCGAGGCCAGCGGCGGGGTGGCCGTCGTCTACGTGGATGAGTGCCGCTTTTCGCGCCAGGCACCCGTCTCACATGCCTGGCAGCGGCGCGGGCAGCCGGCGCACGGCGTGCCGGCCGAACGCGGCCCCACCGGTGGCTACTCGCTGCTGGGCTTCTGGCAGGCGCGCGACCCGGCCCAGGCCTTCACTGGCGTGCTCTATGCCGGCGCGTTCACAGCCGACTTGTTTGTGGCCGCTGTCGAGCAGTTCAGCTTCACGCTTGAGCGGCCCACGATCCTCGTGCTCGACAACGCCAGCATCCACCGGGCCGCCAGCGTGCAGGCGCGGCTGCGCGCGTGGGCCCGGCGCGGGCTGCGTCTACAGTTTCTGCCCGCCTACTCGCCCGAACTCAACCAGATCGAACGGCTTTGGCACCGCTGCAAGCACTACTGGCTCAGGCCCCATGACTACGACAGTGAAGCGCACTTGTACGAACGTCTCACCCAACTAATTCACGGAATTGGCATACAATACCGCATTACTTTCACATGA
- a CDS encoding helix-turn-helix domain-containing protein: protein MTSPEVLTLEQAAAHGPHYRMRRRAQAVLGHSRGQSISRLAALFAVDADTVSRWLRRWRAQGVSGLREGARSGRPPHLDAAAQKN, encoded by the coding sequence TTGACTAGCCCAGAAGTGCTGACGTTGGAACAGGCAGCCGCCCATGGCCCGCACTACCGCATGCGCCGCCGGGCGCAGGCCGTGCTGGGCCACAGCCGAGGCCAGAGCATCAGCCGTTTGGCGGCCTTATTTGCTGTGGACGCCGATACGGTCAGCCGCTGGCTGCGACGCTGGCGAGCCCAGGGCGTGAGCGGCCTGCGCGAAGGGGCCCGCTCGGGCCGGCCACCCCACCTGGATGCGGCCGCCCAAAAAAACTAG
- a CDS encoding 1-acyl-sn-glycerol-3-phosphate acyltransferase: MAARKTSTFWYYVSKAIFAVAGWRLGPRASTTIKKSMMIAAPHTSNWDFIFARAAFFLMDVDVRLTIKKEWTTIPVLGALVRALGGLAVDRSRNNSLVDGMVQLFQERDELVILITPEGTRSYQPKWRRGFYHAALQAGVPIQLGYLDYKNKEAGVGPAFWPTGDYEKDLEEIKDFYRTKQGRFPEKGVR; encoded by the coding sequence ATGGCCGCTCGCAAAACCTCTACGTTCTGGTACTACGTTTCCAAAGCCATTTTTGCGGTGGCCGGCTGGCGGCTGGGTCCGCGGGCATCCACCACCATTAAGAAGAGCATGATGATTGCCGCGCCCCATACCAGCAACTGGGACTTTATTTTTGCGCGGGCCGCGTTCTTTCTGATGGACGTGGACGTGAGGCTCACTATCAAAAAAGAGTGGACTACTATTCCGGTGCTGGGGGCGCTGGTGCGGGCGCTGGGCGGCCTGGCCGTAGACCGCAGCCGCAACAACAGCCTCGTGGATGGCATGGTGCAGTTGTTTCAGGAGCGCGACGAGCTGGTGATTCTCATCACGCCGGAAGGCACCCGCTCGTACCAGCCTAAGTGGCGCAGGGGCTTCTACCACGCCGCCCTCCAGGCAGGGGTGCCTATTCAGCTGGGCTACCTCGATTACAAAAACAAAGAAGCGGGCGTCGGCCCCGCCTTCTGGCCCACCGGCGACTACGAAAAAGACCTGGAGGAAATCAAGGATTTTTACCGCACCAAGCAGGGCCGTTTCCCCGAGAAGGGCGTACGATAA
- a CDS encoding patatin-like phospholipase family protein translates to MTLTEKPTSTSQPSATNPGLALALSGGGARGLAHLGVLAALDELGLPVAALAGVSSGAIVGAFYAAGFAPRQILELFMGISITRLTRPAFSRYGLLQLGAVEALFARHLGADCTFESLRLPLTLVATDLTAGASVYFAQGPLIPPLLASSAVPVLYRPVEYQGLQLVDGGLLNNLPVDALLGRGWPVVAVNCIPTNTGGRVTSFRGLVERTLNLVIGANSTLSKQQCQLLLEPPELRAYRPLDYRRGQELFDIGYHYTLAQASALRALLAAPASPLKPE, encoded by the coding sequence GTGACGCTGACCGAGAAGCCAACAAGCACCAGCCAACCTTCAGCAACGAACCCTGGCCTGGCCCTGGCCCTGTCGGGGGGCGGGGCGCGGGGGCTGGCCCACTTGGGTGTGCTGGCCGCCCTCGACGAGCTGGGGCTGCCGGTGGCGGCGCTGGCTGGCGTGTCGTCGGGGGCCATTGTGGGGGCGTTTTACGCGGCCGGGTTTGCGCCCCGCCAGATTCTGGAGCTGTTTATGGGCATAAGCATCACGCGGCTCACCCGGCCGGCTTTCAGCCGCTACGGTTTGCTGCAGCTAGGGGCGGTGGAGGCGCTTTTTGCCCGGCATCTGGGGGCCGACTGCACCTTTGAGAGCCTGCGCCTGCCCCTGACGCTGGTGGCCACCGACCTGACCGCCGGGGCCTCGGTGTACTTTGCGCAGGGCCCCCTGATTCCGCCGCTGCTGGCCTCGTCGGCGGTGCCGGTGCTGTACCGGCCCGTGGAGTACCAGGGCCTGCAGCTGGTGGATGGGGGCCTGCTCAACAACCTGCCCGTGGACGCGCTGCTGGGCCGGGGCTGGCCGGTGGTGGCCGTCAACTGCATCCCGACCAATACGGGCGGCCGCGTCACGAGCTTCCGGGGCTTGGTGGAACGCACCCTCAACCTGGTTATCGGGGCCAACAGCACGCTCAGCAAGCAGCAGTGCCAGCTGCTGCTGGAGCCGCCGGAGCTGCGGGCCTACCGCCCGCTGGACTACCGGCGCGGGCAGGAGCTGTTCGATATCGGCTACCACTACACGCTGGCGCAGGCCTCGGCGCTGCGGGCGCTGCTGGCCGCGCCGGCCAGCCCGCTAAAGCCGGAGTAA
- a CDS encoding MBL fold metallo-hydrolase, with amino-acid sequence MTVHTLDTGLFKLDGGAMFGVVPKSMWQKLVPADANNMCTWAMRCLLVEDNGRLLLIDNGIGEKQDEKFRGHFYLHGDDTLEKSLRRLGYTSADITDVFLTHLHFDHCGGSVVRTAAGQLELAFPNATYWSNQSHWDWAVTPNPREKASFLRENILPIQESGHLRFIDSAAGVPAELRAVQDIIFADGHTEKMMVPLLDYKGRKLAFMADLLPSAAHIPLPYVMGYDVRPLQTLTEKEQVLRRAADENWVLVLEHDAAHECCTVQHTEKGVRLAETFRLSEL; translated from the coding sequence ATGACCGTTCACACCCTCGATACCGGCCTGTTTAAACTCGATGGCGGCGCCATGTTTGGCGTGGTGCCCAAAAGCATGTGGCAGAAGCTGGTGCCCGCCGACGCCAACAACATGTGCACCTGGGCCATGCGCTGCCTGCTGGTGGAAGACAACGGCCGGCTGCTGCTGATCGACAACGGCATCGGCGAGAAGCAGGACGAGAAGTTCCGGGGCCACTTCTACCTGCACGGTGACGATACGCTGGAGAAGTCCCTGCGCCGGCTGGGCTACACGTCGGCCGATATTACGGACGTATTCCTGACGCACCTGCACTTCGACCACTGCGGCGGCTCGGTGGTACGCACGGCCGCCGGCCAGCTGGAGCTGGCCTTCCCGAACGCCACCTATTGGAGCAACCAGAGCCACTGGGACTGGGCCGTGACGCCCAACCCGCGTGAAAAAGCCAGTTTTCTGCGGGAAAACATTCTGCCCATCCAGGAGAGCGGCCACCTGCGCTTTATTGATTCGGCCGCCGGAGTGCCGGCGGAGCTACGCGCGGTGCAGGATATCATCTTCGCCGACGGCCACACCGAGAAGATGATGGTGCCGCTACTCGACTACAAAGGCCGTAAGCTCGCCTTCATGGCCGACCTGCTGCCCAGCGCCGCCCACATTCCACTGCCCTACGTAATGGGCTACGACGTGCGCCCGCTGCAGACCCTGACCGAAAAGGAGCAGGTGCTGCGTCGCGCCGCCGACGAAAACTGGGTGCTGGTGCTGGAGCACGATGCCGCCCACGAGTGCTGCACCGTGCAGCACACCGAAAAGGGCGTGCGCCTGGCCGAGACGTTCCGCTTGTCGGAGCTGTAA
- a CDS encoding acetyl-CoA carboxylase carboxyltransferase subunit alpha, translated as MLLDFEQPIAVLEGKLREMQQLALDSQVDVSDAVAALEAKIKTLKKETYANLTRWQRVQLSRHPDRPYTLDYIEGMTEKFVELHGDRTVADDKAMVGGFAEIDGRSVMFIGQQKGRNTKQRQFRNFGMPNPEGYRKALRLMKLAEKFGKPIVTLIDTPGAFPGLEAEERGQGEAIARNLKEMFLLKVPVICIIIGEGASGGALGIAIGDRVLMLENTWYSVISPESCSSILWRSWDYKEQAAEALKLTATDMLGNKLVDGIVKEPLGGAHTDTTTMIKTLKKTILKTLDELEALPTEERISQRIDKFAAMGVVLE; from the coding sequence ATGCTCCTCGATTTTGAACAACCAATTGCCGTACTCGAAGGCAAGCTCCGTGAAATGCAACAGCTGGCGCTCGATAGCCAGGTGGACGTTTCGGACGCCGTAGCGGCCCTCGAAGCCAAAATCAAGACCCTTAAAAAGGAAACCTACGCCAACCTGACCCGCTGGCAGCGCGTGCAGCTCTCGCGCCACCCCGACCGGCCCTACACCCTCGACTATATTGAGGGCATGACCGAGAAGTTTGTGGAGCTGCACGGCGACCGGACCGTGGCTGACGACAAGGCTATGGTGGGCGGTTTCGCCGAAATCGACGGCCGCTCGGTGATGTTCATCGGGCAGCAGAAGGGGCGCAACACCAAGCAGCGGCAGTTCCGCAACTTCGGCATGCCCAACCCCGAGGGCTACCGCAAGGCCCTGCGCCTGATGAAGCTGGCCGAGAAGTTCGGCAAGCCTATCGTGACGCTCATCGACACGCCGGGCGCCTTTCCGGGCCTGGAGGCCGAGGAGCGGGGGCAGGGCGAGGCCATTGCCCGCAACCTCAAGGAAATGTTCCTGCTGAAGGTGCCCGTCATTTGCATCATCATCGGCGAAGGCGCCTCGGGCGGTGCCTTGGGCATTGCCATCGGCGACCGGGTGCTGATGCTGGAAAATACTTGGTACTCAGTGATTTCACCAGAATCGTGCAGCAGCATCCTGTGGCGCAGCTGGGACTATAAGGAGCAGGCGGCCGAGGCCCTCAAGCTCACGGCCACCGACATGCTGGGCAATAAGCTCGTGGACGGCATCGTGAAGGAGCCCCTGGGCGGCGCCCACACCGACACGACCACCATGATCAAAACCCTGAAGAAAACTATCCTCAAAACCCTCGACGAGCTGGAAGCCCTGCCCACCGAGGAACGCATCAGCCAGCGCATCGACAAGTTTGCGGCTATGGGCGTGGTGCTGGAATAA
- a CDS encoding DUF6377 domain-containing protein: MRILLLVFAFTFQSLMGRAQPAAPTPLLRNLQTALAHKTTYDQQRQQRIAVLTAAFRASPANPEARFGLGLRIYEEYKAFQYDSAFVYSQQLTQLARQLNSPEKTELARLKLAFILLSSGMFKETFEELSRIRPVYLSRADRQDFYFLQARAYSDLGDFNQDQVYRPAYHARALAYADSALRYSRPGSYEQLAVQQFKTAKSGQLRQGLALYRQIQRLPQLTQHQLAVSASTTAYIHTLLGQEDQAFALLLVSAAADVKSATKETVAIFQLSEYCYRRGDLENAYAFIKEARAQATFYKARQRQLEISHISSVIEGQKISIIEQQRRSLRLYAGAVTLLALFVVAFIGVIWRQLRKLQRAGRLISATNQALQERNQELGRLNTGLHEASQIKQEYIGYYFHNNSQLLDRLETLKKALDTQLGSKQYGAVQRLVSGLNIRQQRQELLRGFDAVFLRLFPQFIPQFNALFRPEDQFQLPDDQLLSTELRIFALIRLGIQDSEQISRMLGYSINTIYTYKTRVKNRSTVPNEEFEARIMAIEAV; encoded by the coding sequence GTGAGAATTCTGCTGCTCGTCTTCGCTTTTACTTTCCAGAGCCTGATGGGCCGGGCGCAGCCGGCGGCGCCCACTCCCCTGCTGCGCAACCTGCAAACGGCCCTGGCCCACAAAACCACCTACGACCAGCAGCGGCAGCAGCGCATTGCCGTGCTTACGGCCGCCTTTCGGGCCAGCCCAGCCAACCCGGAAGCCCGTTTCGGGCTGGGCTTGCGCATTTACGAGGAGTACAAGGCGTTTCAGTACGACTCAGCGTTTGTGTACAGCCAGCAACTCACGCAGCTGGCCCGGCAGCTCAATAGCCCCGAGAAAACGGAGCTGGCCCGGCTGAAGCTGGCGTTTATCCTGCTCTCGTCAGGCATGTTCAAGGAAACCTTCGAGGAACTGAGCCGCATCCGGCCGGTCTACCTGAGCCGGGCCGATCGGCAGGATTTCTACTTCCTGCAGGCCCGCGCCTACAGCGACCTGGGCGACTTCAACCAGGACCAAGTGTACCGCCCCGCCTACCACGCCCGGGCCCTGGCCTACGCCGATTCGGCGCTGCGCTACAGCCGGCCCGGCTCCTACGAGCAGCTGGCCGTGCAGCAGTTCAAGACCGCCAAAAGCGGGCAGCTGCGCCAGGGCCTGGCCCTGTACCGGCAGATCCAGCGGCTGCCGCAGCTCACGCAGCACCAACTGGCCGTGAGTGCCAGCACCACGGCCTACATTCATACGCTACTGGGGCAGGAAGACCAGGCCTTCGCGCTGCTGCTGGTGTCGGCGGCGGCCGACGTGAAATCGGCCACCAAGGAAACCGTGGCCATCTTCCAGCTCTCGGAGTACTGCTACCGGCGCGGCGACCTGGAAAACGCCTACGCCTTTATCAAGGAGGCGCGGGCGCAGGCCACGTTCTACAAGGCCCGGCAGCGGCAGCTGGAAATCAGCCACATTTCCTCCGTCATCGAGGGGCAGAAGATCAGCATTATTGAGCAGCAGCGCCGTTCGCTGCGGCTGTACGCCGGGGCCGTAACGCTGCTGGCGCTGTTTGTGGTGGCGTTTATCGGGGTGATCTGGCGGCAGCTGCGCAAGCTGCAGCGGGCCGGCCGTCTGATTTCGGCCACCAACCAGGCGCTGCAGGAGCGCAACCAGGAGCTGGGCCGCCTGAACACGGGCCTGCACGAGGCCAGCCAGATCAAGCAGGAGTACATCGGCTACTACTTCCATAACAACTCGCAGCTGCTCGACCGGCTGGAAACGCTGAAAAAGGCGCTCGATACGCAGCTCGGCAGCAAGCAGTACGGGGCCGTGCAGCGGCTGGTGAGTGGCCTCAATATCCGGCAGCAGCGCCAGGAACTGTTGCGCGGCTTCGACGCGGTGTTTCTGCGGCTGTTCCCGCAGTTCATCCCGCAGTTCAACGCCCTGTTCCGGCCCGAAGACCAGTTCCAGCTCCCCGATGACCAGCTGCTAAGCACCGAGCTACGCATCTTCGCCCTCATCCGCCTAGGCATTCAGGACAGCGAGCAAATCAGCCGGATGCTGGGCTATTCCATCAACACCATCTACACCTACAAAACCCGGGTGAAGAACCGCTCGACAGTCCCGAACGAGGAATTCGAGGCCCGGATCATGGCCATTGAGGCGGTGTGA